A genomic region of Thermodesulfobium narugense DSM 14796 contains the following coding sequences:
- a CDS encoding peroxiredoxin, producing MSLVGSSCPEISAMAYFDGKIETIDLSNFKKFWKLIYFYPGDFTFVCPTELAELASKKCDFDEHKVVVFVISVDSPYVHKAWDDSELSKMINTRFPYPMLSDQDGSIGKRFGVYDEKTKVNLRGAFIIDPDDVIQAMTILASSVGRSISEIIRQIQALQFARENNEVCPASWKPGEKALIPGADLVGSVYHYWKMGTISDEGA from the coding sequence ATGTCACTTGTAGGGTCAAGTTGCCCAGAAATTTCTGCAATGGCCTATTTTGATGGCAAAATAGAAACAATAGATCTAAGCAATTTTAAAAAATTCTGGAAATTAATTTATTTTTATCCAGGAGATTTTACATTTGTTTGCCCTACGGAATTGGCTGAGTTGGCTTCAAAAAAGTGTGATTTTGATGAGCATAAGGTTGTCGTTTTTGTTATAAGCGTAGATAGTCCATATGTTCACAAGGCATGGGATGATTCTGAATTAAGTAAGATGATAAATACAAGATTCCCTTATCCAATGTTAAGCGATCAGGATGGTAGTATAGGCAAAAGGTTTGGAGTTTATGACGAAAAAACTAAAGTTAATCTAAGAGGTGCTTTTATTATAGATCCAGATGACGTTATTCAAGCAATGACCATATTAGCATCCTCAGTAGGTAGGAGCATTTCCGAGATAATCAGGCAAATTCAAGCTTTGCAATTTGCTCGTGAAAATAATGAAGTTTGCCCAGCAAGCTGGAAACCAGGAGAGAAGGCTTTAATACCGGGTGCAGATCTTGTGGGAAGCGTTTATCATTATTGGAAGATGGGAACTATTTCTGACGAAGGGGCATAA
- a CDS encoding Lon protease family protein, which produces MRELSVSDLTVPEIKLGLISESKEEDVKFLGQERALKALDFGLAIKDFRYNIFVVGHEGMNKKDAVLSILRSRAKDLKKPDDVVYVFNFKNPDMPKVLYLPAGKGRVFKKYMNDFVVSLKSDFPKKFESKEYEVARRKLIEEFQRKRARIFSEFEEEVTKYNFAIRTLENGVIELFAVSPSTKAPFTEEEYRALSDEDKERIQTTGEMLNEKMNEALRQIREEEKNLREKTISLDKDFAASFVDNILKQVRDEFYDREDLLLYLDEVRSDLLDRVQELKASVEQNASVPFLMRPPEPSFDKYLINLFVDNSEVEGAPVVYLSNSSYGNLFGKIEYKFVYGAAVTDFTQIKSGAINRANHGFLVLDAQDLLKNIFSYDALKRALKEGKVRIEDPWEPYRVVSSGALRPEAIDLDLKVILIGSSFLYEILSQYDDEFRELFNVKVDFDDILNADSGLDKYISLIKDISSKDSLLPLSETGINYIIKESARIAGQKNKLSLRTSMIRNLLTEANYFATKSGSSEINDSHVKDAIKNKIFRNGRIEERIQEAILEDTIIVRTSGEMVGQVNGLAVMSLGGHLFGKPARITAQVYAGKRGVLNIEREVKMSGQIHDKAVFILSGYLGHLFGQKRPLSFSASITFEQLYSGIEGDSATCAEFYALISALSNIPLKQNVAITGSMDQWGEVQPIGGVNEKIEGFFEVCKARNVNDAMVIIPERNVNNLILRDEVIEAVKEGKFKIFAISRVEEGLKILTGLDVDSKDDKGNFIKNSVYSCVEKRLEEFAKVGVEEDKKKE; this is translated from the coding sequence ATGAGAGAACTTTCAGTATCGGATTTAACAGTTCCAGAAATTAAATTAGGCTTAATAAGCGAGAGCAAAGAAGAGGATGTAAAATTTTTAGGTCAGGAGAGAGCTCTTAAAGCTCTTGATTTTGGTCTAGCTATAAAGGATTTTAGATATAATATATTTGTAGTTGGACACGAAGGAATGAACAAGAAAGATGCAGTTTTGTCTATACTCAGAAGTAGAGCTAAAGATCTTAAGAAACCAGATGATGTAGTGTATGTATTTAACTTCAAGAATCCTGATATGCCTAAAGTTTTATACTTGCCAGCTGGCAAAGGCAGAGTTTTCAAAAAGTATATGAATGATTTTGTAGTGAGCTTGAAGTCTGATTTTCCGAAAAAATTTGAATCCAAAGAATATGAAGTTGCAAGAAGAAAGTTGATAGAAGAGTTTCAAAGAAAAAGAGCAAGGATCTTTTCTGAATTTGAGGAGGAAGTAACAAAGTATAATTTTGCAATTAGAACTCTTGAAAACGGGGTAATAGAGCTTTTTGCAGTTTCTCCTTCTACTAAAGCTCCGTTTACGGAAGAGGAATATAGAGCTCTTTCTGATGAAGATAAGGAAAGGATACAAACAACTGGAGAAATGCTTAACGAGAAGATGAACGAGGCACTTCGCCAGATAAGAGAGGAAGAAAAGAACTTAAGAGAAAAAACCATATCACTAGATAAAGATTTTGCAGCATCTTTTGTAGATAACATTTTAAAACAAGTTAGAGATGAATTTTATGACAGAGAGGATCTTCTCCTTTATTTGGACGAAGTAAGATCAGATCTTTTAGACAGAGTTCAAGAATTAAAGGCTAGTGTAGAGCAGAACGCTAGCGTACCTTTCTTAATGAGACCTCCAGAGCCTTCTTTTGATAAATATCTGATAAACCTTTTTGTTGATAATTCTGAAGTTGAAGGTGCTCCAGTCGTTTACTTGTCCAATTCTAGTTATGGTAACCTATTTGGCAAAATTGAGTACAAGTTTGTTTATGGTGCTGCAGTTACTGATTTTACACAAATTAAATCTGGGGCTATAAATAGAGCAAACCATGGTTTTCTTGTTTTAGACGCACAAGATTTGTTAAAAAATATCTTTAGTTACGATGCCCTTAAGAGAGCCCTTAAGGAGGGCAAGGTAAGAATTGAAGATCCATGGGAACCGTATAGGGTTGTTAGTTCGGGGGCTCTTAGACCTGAAGCCATAGATCTTGATCTTAAAGTAATTCTTATAGGTTCAAGTTTTCTTTATGAGATCCTTAGCCAGTATGACGATGAGTTTAGAGAACTTTTCAACGTAAAAGTGGATTTTGACGATATCTTAAATGCTGATTCAGGTTTAGATAAGTATATTTCGCTAATAAAGGATATATCCTCAAAAGATAGCCTTTTGCCATTAAGCGAGACTGGCATAAACTATATAATTAAAGAATCGGCAAGGATTGCAGGACAAAAGAATAAGCTCTCTTTGAGAACCAGCATGATCAGAAACCTTCTTACAGAAGCAAATTATTTTGCTACTAAATCTGGCAGTTCTGAGATTAATGATTCGCACGTAAAAGACGCGATCAAAAATAAAATTTTTAGAAATGGAAGAATTGAAGAAAGAATTCAAGAAGCTATTCTTGAAGACACCATTATTGTCAGAACTTCTGGTGAAATGGTCGGGCAAGTAAACGGATTAGCTGTGATGTCTTTGGGAGGGCATCTGTTTGGCAAGCCTGCTAGAATTACTGCTCAGGTATATGCTGGCAAGAGAGGAGTTTTGAACATAGAAAGAGAAGTTAAGATGAGCGGTCAAATTCATGACAAAGCTGTATTTATTTTGTCAGGCTATCTTGGACATCTTTTTGGGCAGAAAAGACCTCTTTCATTTTCTGCATCAATTACTTTTGAACAGTTGTATTCAGGAATCGAGGGTGACTCTGCAACCTGTGCCGAATTTTATGCTTTGATTAGCGCTCTTTCTAATATCCCTTTGAAACAAAATGTTGCTATAACTGGTTCAATGGATCAATGGGGTGAGGTTCAGCCAATTGGCGGTGTAAACGAAAAGATAGAGGGATTTTTCGAGGTCTGCAAAGCAAGGAATGTAAATGACGCAATGGTAATAATACCAGAAAGAAATGTAAACAATCTAATTCTCAGAGACGAGGTTATTGAAGCAGTAAAAGAGGGAAAATTTAAGATATTTGCAATTTCAAGGGTCGAAGAAGGTCTAAAAATCCTTACCGGTTTAGACGTTGATTCTAAGGATGATAAAGGAAATTTTATAAAAAATAGCGTATATTCTTGTGTGGAAAAAAGGTTGGAGGAGTTTGCAAAGGTTGGGGTGGAGGAAGATAAAAAGAAGGAATAA
- a CDS encoding DUF996 domain-containing protein — MFEDNKGNKDLSSLRTGQFERGRESTMYRDLSSPKEIGGVGIILLAISTFNFKNIILLFSTLTAQIMGYIFILVSLYKFSKVFNNSKIFNQALIGMTFQIVGGIIAFGYTYLQLPFLKGLIHFTTVLGIVGVLYTSSSFNLMYRYTKVVFYRIFAFANPIAVVLSPLFFLLSEEVAMEALSILLLALYTILMIAFYTTPTKMKED; from the coding sequence GTGTTTGAAGACAATAAAGGCAATAAGGATTTAAGTTCTTTAAGAACAGGTCAATTTGAAAGGGGAAGAGAAAGTACTATGTATAGAGATCTGTCTTCTCCTAAAGAAATAGGGGGGGTTGGAATTATACTACTGGCTATAAGTACTTTCAATTTTAAAAATATTATTCTCCTTTTTAGTACTCTAACGGCACAGATAATGGGATATATCTTCATCCTCGTATCTCTTTATAAGTTTTCTAAAGTCTTTAATAATTCTAAGATTTTTAATCAAGCTCTTATTGGAATGACTTTTCAAATAGTAGGAGGAATTATTGCATTTGGCTATACCTATCTTCAACTGCCTTTTTTAAAAGGTTTAATACACTTTACTACTGTTCTTGGGATTGTTGGTGTTTTGTATACGAGTTCTTCTTTCAATTTAATGTATAGATATACAAAGGTGGTGTTTTACAGAATATTTGCTTTTGCTAATCCAATTGCAGTGGTACTTTCTCCCCTTTTTTTCTTATTATCTGAAGAGGTTGCTATGGAAGCATTAAGTATTCTCCTTTTAGCCCTTTATACCATTCTTATGATAGCGTTTTACACTACTCCTACAAAGATGAAAGAGGATTAG
- the istB gene encoding IS21-like element helper ATPase IstB, giving the protein MQKTNNLTEAITYYCKILSLPLIKDIFIKEAEDAAKSKISYQQFLYNVLKIQADSRVDNSVKAKLKKAKFPFIKTIEEYDFSFQPEVDEKLIRELCNLNFMDDAKNIIFVGPPGVGKTHLAVGIGVRAALQRKRVLFFTAEELMTELIRANISAKIAEYVELLSRIDLIIIDELGYLEVNKSASSLFFKLVSKRYEKKSIILTTNKPFEEWGEIFGDNVVASAILDRLLHHSYPFLITGKSYRMKELFKKIERDKKD; this is encoded by the coding sequence ATGCAAAAGACTAACAATCTTACAGAGGCAATAACGTATTACTGCAAAATATTATCTTTGCCTTTAATAAAGGATATATTCATAAAAGAAGCAGAAGATGCAGCAAAGAGCAAAATAAGCTATCAGCAGTTTTTGTACAACGTATTAAAAATTCAAGCGGATTCAAGGGTAGATAATTCTGTCAAGGCAAAGTTAAAAAAGGCAAAGTTCCCATTTATAAAGACTATAGAAGAGTATGACTTTAGTTTTCAGCCTGAAGTAGATGAAAAACTAATAAGAGAGCTGTGTAATCTAAATTTTATGGATGATGCAAAAAATATCATATTTGTAGGACCTCCAGGAGTAGGTAAAACACACCTTGCAGTAGGGATAGGAGTAAGGGCAGCTCTTCAGAGAAAGAGAGTATTATTCTTTACAGCAGAGGAATTGATGACAGAACTAATAAGAGCTAATATTAGCGCTAAGATAGCTGAGTATGTAGAATTACTGTCAAGAATAGACTTAATAATAATTGATGAGCTTGGCTACCTTGAAGTCAACAAGTCTGCTTCATCTCTGTTTTTTAAACTTGTGTCAAAGAGATATGAAAAGAAATCTATAATATTGACCACTAATAAGCCATTTGAAGAATGGGGTGAAATATTTGGAGATAATGTAGTAGCATCAGCAATATTAGACAGGTTGTTACATCACAGTTATCCCTTTTTGATAACTGGAAAGAGTTATAGAATGAAAGAACTCTTCAAAAAAATAGAAAGGGATAAAAAAGATTAA
- the istB gene encoding IS21-like element helper ATPase IstB, whose protein sequence is MLNSRIEEYCINLKLKGILENYSFLADKAAKESLSFAEFLCLLLEAEYEARNQRAKQTMLKFAGFPKIKTIDTFDFSSSSVDKTLINEVLSMRFIDETKNILLIGPPGVGKTHLAVAIGYAATQKRIKTKFVTMADLIIQIDTALSQNRLEQYIKKSINFTGLLIIDEFGYFKLNEKQSNLLFQIVNKKYETGSILITTNLSFIRWKEIFNNDEGLTTAILDRLIHHSYIINIKGDSYRLRQKRKAGLIDFSSQEINS, encoded by the coding sequence ATGCTTAATTCAAGGATAGAAGAATACTGCATAAATCTAAAATTAAAGGGCATATTAGAAAACTATAGTTTTCTTGCAGATAAAGCAGCTAAAGAGAGTTTATCCTTTGCTGAATTCCTTTGTCTTCTGCTTGAAGCTGAATATGAAGCAAGAAATCAAAGAGCAAAACAGACTATGCTGAAGTTTGCAGGTTTTCCAAAGATAAAAACTATAGACACCTTTGATTTTTCATCTTCATCAGTTGATAAAACACTGATAAATGAAGTTCTATCAATGAGGTTTATTGATGAGACAAAAAACATTCTCCTTATTGGGCCTCCTGGTGTAGGAAAAACTCATCTTGCTGTAGCTATAGGTTATGCTGCTACACAGAAGAGGATAAAGACAAAGTTCGTAACAATGGCTGATTTGATTATACAAATAGATACTGCACTATCTCAAAATAGACTGGAGCAATACATAAAGAAGTCTATAAATTTTACAGGGCTGCTTATTATTGATGAGTTTGGATACTTTAAGCTCAATGAGAAACAATCAAACCTACTGTTTCAGATAGTTAACAAGAAATATGAGACGGGCTCTATATTAATAACCACAAATCTTTCTTTTATCAGATGGAAAGAGATTTTCAACAATGATGAAGGCTTAACTACAGCTATACTAGATAGACTTATTCATCACAGTTATATCATAAACATCAAGGGAGATAGTTATAGACTAAGACAGAAGAGAAAGGCAGGATTAATTGACTTTAGTTCACAGGAAATTAACAGCTAA
- the istA gene encoding IS21 family transposase, with amino-acid sequence MIHTLYAQGVSIRKIAHMLGINRRTVSKRLKEKDLEPYSKRTYPSKLDKFKDYINKRISQAHPDKIPSTVLLNEIKDIGYEGSLRILQEYTKSVYDKLKLNKKENEEIIRFETDRGFQAQVDWTTVRSGKKPIYAFVMVLSYSRAAFVYFTDNMWQDTFQSCHIKAFDYFGGIPKTILYDNLKSVVIQRDKYGQNEHGFNNKFLDFSKGLFIPKLCKPYRAKTKGKVERFNLYLKNNFYKPLKAKLKNTPIDITPDLLNAYIFSWLTSANNRIHATTNKKPFDMLKEELSYLSKVPNNLFVSEKDSNKNNIKDSNKNSKKEVYMDKSFHPYYTNLSEYEKLLIGEDNYA; translated from the coding sequence TTGATTCACACACTGTATGCACAGGGAGTTTCCATAAGAAAGATTGCCCATATGTTGGGCATTAATAGACGGACTGTCTCAAAGAGATTAAAGGAGAAGGATTTAGAACCCTACAGCAAAAGGACTTATCCTTCAAAACTTGATAAATTCAAAGACTACATAAACAAAAGGATAAGTCAGGCTCATCCAGACAAAATTCCATCTACAGTGCTTTTGAATGAAATTAAGGATATAGGATATGAAGGAAGTCTAAGAATACTTCAGGAATACACAAAATCAGTTTATGACAAACTAAAGCTAAATAAAAAAGAAAATGAGGAAATTATCAGGTTCGAAACAGATAGAGGCTTTCAAGCTCAAGTTGACTGGACAACTGTTAGAAGTGGAAAGAAGCCAATCTATGCTTTTGTTATGGTTTTATCCTATTCAAGAGCAGCTTTTGTTTACTTTACAGACAACATGTGGCAGGACACATTCCAATCCTGCCACATAAAAGCGTTTGACTACTTTGGCGGGATACCAAAGACTATACTCTATGATAACCTAAAATCTGTAGTAATTCAAAGAGATAAATATGGGCAAAATGAACATGGCTTTAACAACAAATTTCTTGATTTTTCCAAAGGTCTATTTATACCAAAACTATGTAAGCCCTACAGAGCTAAAACCAAGGGAAAGGTTGAAAGATTCAATCTATATCTAAAAAATAACTTTTATAAACCATTGAAGGCAAAGCTAAAGAATACGCCAATAGATATAACACCAGATCTCTTAAATGCCTATATATTTTCCTGGCTTACCAGTGCAAATAACAGGATTCATGCAACAACAAACAAAAAACCCTTTGATATGTTAAAAGAGGAACTAAGTTATTTAAGTAAAGTACCAAATAATCTATTTGTAAGTGAAAAAGATAGTAATAAAAATAATATTAAAGATAGTAATAAAAACAGTAAGAAAGAAGTTTACATGGACAAAAGCTTTCATCCTTACTACACAAACCTTTCTGAGTATGAAAAGCTCTTAATAGGAGAAGACAACTATGCTTAA
- a CDS encoding Mu transposase domain-containing protein, giving the protein MEDWVTIINLKKRNPSMGTRKIAKILGVSRNTVKRALKSETYPSYERGKMVYKELEPFHEFIKEAFIFKRQRVSVIISNLKSKGYNGSSIAVYRYINEHFKELKKDISTKTYEPYETSPGEQMQYDWSEYTVSFGLEKIKVYLHSLIFGYSRKKFLDVSLNITQGTIFTILQESFKEAGGICRRTKGVPNQFFERERELLISLPEKELFLSSFLESRKVTSDCLISYNGNRYSVPHYFSGKDAWVTTYKGIKLYIYSQTKKLIAEHTIPKNKGNIVINKSHYKNYNNMVEESSFDSLSHRFLEHFSMFNDKDLFLDRIKNKKGLNPKYHLRHILSLFGHYDTLSCISVMQECIKYDIFNYHFVKGELQKYSLKEDSLSLTIKTTQIPSKNVKRSLQEYAYAKD; this is encoded by the coding sequence ATGGAAGATTGGGTAACAATAATTAATCTGAAGAAACGTAATCCAAGTATGGGAACAAGAAAGATTGCAAAGATTCTGGGAGTATCTCGCAATACTGTAAAAAGGGCTCTTAAGAGTGAAACCTATCCTTCCTATGAGCGGGGAAAGATGGTTTACAAGGAGCTTGAACCATTTCATGAGTTTATCAAAGAGGCCTTTATCTTTAAAAGACAACGAGTATCTGTAATTATATCTAACCTGAAATCTAAAGGTTACAATGGCTCTAGCATAGCTGTTTACCGTTACATTAATGAACATTTCAAAGAGTTAAAAAAGGATATTTCTACAAAAACATACGAACCATATGAAACATCTCCTGGTGAACAAATGCAATATGATTGGTCTGAATATACTGTAAGTTTTGGTTTAGAAAAAATAAAGGTTTATTTACATTCATTGATATTTGGTTATAGCAGAAAAAAGTTTCTTGACGTGAGCCTTAATATTACTCAGGGTACAATATTCACTATTTTACAAGAATCTTTTAAGGAAGCTGGTGGTATATGTAGAAGGACAAAGGGAGTCCCTAATCAGTTCTTTGAAAGAGAGAGAGAACTCTTAATTTCTTTGCCTGAAAAAGAGCTATTTTTATCATCATTTCTTGAATCAAGAAAGGTAACTTCAGATTGTCTAATAAGCTACAATGGTAACAGATATTCTGTACCGCATTATTTTTCAGGTAAAGATGCTTGGGTTACAACCTATAAAGGAATAAAGCTTTATATATACTCACAGACTAAGAAATTAATAGCTGAGCATACAATACCAAAAAACAAAGGAAATATTGTAATAAACAAGAGCCATTATAAAAACTATAACAACATGGTAGAAGAGAGTTCCTTTGATAGTTTAAGTCACAGGTTTCTGGAGCACTTTTCTATGTTTAATGACAAAGATCTGTTTCTAGATCGCATTAAAAACAAGAAAGGCTTAAATCCAAAATATCATTTAAGACATATTTTATCTCTTTTTGGACACTATGATACCTTATCCTGTATTTCAGTCATGCAGGAATGCATAAAATATGATATCTTTAACTACCATTTTGTTAAAGGTGAACTGCAAAAATATAGTCTTAAAGAAGATTCTTTATCCCTAACAATAAAAACAACTCAAATACCTTCTAAAAATGTAAAAAGGTCACTACAGGAGTATGCTTATGCAAAAGACTAA